From the Leptospira biflexa serovar Patoc strain 'Patoc 1 (Paris)' genome, one window contains:
- a CDS encoding serine hydrolase domain-containing protein, with protein sequence MKKILILLIVLFTLQCGKDLSPFGGEPNVSALPKRLKPEWPSPDWKIVKPESVGVTSAKLKLVEEYAFTRTGDETDRKGRRTDAVVILRNGKLIYEKYARNFTEDKVHLTWSVSKSVLQTMYGIAVKQGLIKLDDPGYYHYEPLSRDEAHKKITIRHLLNMSSGLAAEEGYESGPLKSSVIAMLYTRGRKDMGSFCASLPLRAEPGTQVYYSSCDTNILSAILKKVYGAEEYDKLPFEKIFKPLGITNVTFERDGSGTYVGSSYLYMTARDLAKIGYLYLNDGVWNGERLLPEGWVTFTRTPAPGYKTTPYSDDLSQDNYTAHWYANTGIPNRGIHEPWPDAPNDTFAAIGHWGQMLYVIPSLDLVVVRFGDDREKAFIKNDFLKLIKESVIR encoded by the coding sequence ATGAAAAAAATTCTAATCTTACTTATTGTTCTTTTTACACTACAATGTGGAAAGGATCTATCTCCCTTTGGTGGAGAACCAAATGTCTCCGCTTTACCAAAACGTTTAAAACCAGAGTGGCCAAGTCCTGATTGGAAAATCGTAAAACCCGAATCTGTTGGAGTAACCTCAGCAAAACTCAAATTAGTTGAAGAGTATGCTTTCACTCGTACTGGAGATGAGACGGATCGGAAAGGTAGAAGGACCGATGCAGTTGTCATCCTTCGCAATGGAAAACTCATTTACGAAAAATATGCTCGTAATTTTACAGAAGATAAAGTCCACTTAACTTGGTCTGTTTCCAAAAGTGTTTTACAAACCATGTATGGGATCGCCGTCAAACAAGGACTCATCAAATTAGATGACCCAGGTTATTACCATTACGAACCACTTAGCCGAGATGAGGCACATAAAAAAATCACCATTCGCCATTTGTTAAACATGTCATCTGGACTTGCTGCGGAAGAAGGGTATGAAAGTGGACCTCTAAAATCTTCCGTGATTGCGATGTTATACACACGTGGGAGAAAAGATATGGGAAGTTTTTGTGCAAGTCTTCCCCTGCGCGCAGAACCAGGAACACAAGTATACTATTCAAGTTGTGATACCAATATCTTATCTGCGATTTTGAAAAAAGTGTATGGTGCGGAAGAATATGACAAACTACCTTTTGAAAAAATCTTCAAACCTTTAGGAATCACAAATGTTACATTTGAACGAGATGGTTCCGGGACGTATGTGGGTTCTTCTTATCTTTATATGACCGCAAGGGACCTTGCTAAAATTGGGTATTTGTATTTAAATGATGGTGTTTGGAATGGAGAGAGATTATTACCTGAAGGTTGGGTGACATTCACTCGGACTCCTGCTCCTGGTTACAAAACCACTCCCTATTCAGATGATTTGTCCCAAGACAATTACACGGCCCATTGGTATGCGAACACAGGAATTCCGAATCGAGGGATCCATGAACCTTGGCCTGATGCACCAAATGATACATTCGCCGCCATTGGCCATTGGGGTCAGATGTTGTATGTCATCCCCAGTTTAGATCTCGTAGTAGTTCGGTTTGGTGATGATCGTGAAAAAGCATTTATCAAAAATGATTTTTTAAAACTAATTAAGGAATCGGTGATTCGGTAA